ACCGCATCACGCAGGCTAAGTGCTTCGGTAAAAGGATCGAAACGCATCAAAGTGGTCATACGCAGTCACCTCCTAAAGAAACAATAGACTTACGCTTTTGCTTTGTGAACAAATCTTTGTTTGCTGGAGAGGCCTGGTCTGATTCCCCGGTCTAGCCTCTTACGACCTCCCAGAGATGTTCAAATACACTTGTTTTTGCTTTTCAACTGTTTGGAGGGAGAGGTTCGACCTGGGACGCATCCCTTTTTCCTCTTTCCATTAACCAGAAACAATCATATCATCTCACATATTCCGTAAAGTGACCTCAAAATTGAGATCTAACACATCTCTAACATTACTCTAACGTTTCTCTAGCACTCAATTCTGAGAGCCTTTTCGTGCCTCTTCTGCGGCCCTCTTCCGCGCCCGAGTGAGTATCTCTTCAACCACTGTAGTCTTCGCATCAGCATAGTTCTGGGTGTATTTCCAGTTCTGGCGAGCAAGTGTCCGTTTGGTCTGTTCGTAGAGATGGCGATCAGAAGGATTGCCACGCAACCAGTCACGGAAGAGCAGCATCCGATCAATTTCAGGGCATCCTTGGGAGAAGACATGCAGGTTGACATTGGTATCCGGCCCTTTGAATACCCGATGTTCGTACCAGCCTGGCTCGCGAATACGCAATACATAACCGGCAGCCTCCAGGGCCGGAACATAGCTCGCTTCATCCGATGAATCGGCTACCACCAGCAGGATGTCGATGATTGGTTTGGCCGCCAGCTCCGGTACCGAAGTCGAGCCTACATGTTCAATCATCAGGGCCTGGTCGCCAAGCGCGGCCTGGATGCGCCGGGCCTCGCGCGCGAAGAGTTGGGGCCATTGCGGGTCGTAATCGACAACCTGGATCGGCACGGTCAGGGGTGTGAGTCCACCAACATGGATAGCCTGAAGCTGCTCCTCGGTCATCGACACATCTCCGGCTACCGGGAGATGCTGTGATCTTTCATCTTTTGCCTGGTTCGATGAGCCTGGGGTGGAGCTGTTGATTTCGGACATGCGCATTCCTTTCTGTCTGGTCCTTATTCACTCACATCAAGAGGTCTATCTCGCATGATAGGATTTATGCAGGCAAACTTCTGAACACATAGAAGTGACATTCCGTCAGGACGCTCGCAAGGTTCTCTCATAAAAGCTCAGCACCCGCTGCCAGGCATCCTTCGCGGCGGTCTCATTGTACATGGGCGTCGTATCGTTAAAGAAGGCATGTCCGGCATGGGGATAGATGCGCATCTCGAAGTCTTTTTTGTATGTAACCATGGCTTTGACCAGTGTATCGAGATGCGCATTGATCCGCATATCCTCCGCACCGTAATTACAGAGAACGGGACAGGAAATACGTTCGACCAGCTCTATGGGGTTCGGATTCTCGCCGTAAAATAGCACGCTGGCCGCCAGTTTCGCGTGGCAGGCCAGATTGATGGACATGCCTCCACCGAAGCAGAAGCCAATGCTGCCAATCCTGTCCTTCTGGACAAAAGGTTGCTCTTTCAAATACGCTATCGCATTAACGAGGTCCTGGGTCAGCTTATCCTTCGGTATGCCACCGAACATCACGGGAAACACGCGCTGCACGATGTCCCTTTTTTCCTGCGGCAGTTGGGACATGGCCTGCTGCACATAGGCCGAATCCCTTGCTCTTTCCCATGAAACAGTAGACATAAACTGCATTGTCACGCCAACATTTGCCGGTGTCAGCACCTCGCCAAGGCCGGGTCGCGAGAACAGATTTGGGGCAAATGCGACATATCCTTCGCCCGCAAACCGATCGGCAACATTTTTGATATGGTCGGTCAGTCCCACAATCTCGTGAATGACAATCACTGCGGGACGAGGTTCCTCCGTCGCCGGTTTTACCAGATAAGCTTGAAGGGGACCGGCCTCTCCATCGTAAGTAAGCATGGTACCGGTTTCATTAGCCATAGTTTTTATGTTCCTTTCTAAAATATTGAGGGATTGCTACCTGATATGCTCATTGTAGCGAAAGAGGGGCGGGGATGCAAAGAGGTCATCCTTCAAAGTAATCCCAGGCACGCCCGCTCTCGTTTAAAGTATAATAATCATCAAGAGTAAGTCGCATCACCACATGGGAGGAAACAGCATGACAGCAGAAACAACCCTTGACCTGGACAACTTCTTCGTCAACATCCAGGACCCCTACCCTGTCTATACGTATCTTAGAGAAAATGACCCGGTACACTGGAACCAGATCTTCAACTGCTACATGCTCACCCGCTACGATGATGTTCACATGGTATTCTCCGACCATCGCAGATTCTCCTCCGATATCTGGTCGGATACGGTCGAATTCATGACGGAAATGGGCGTGACCGAATCTCTCGAGTACCTGCAACGGATCGTTCCTTTCCTGGCCTATAACCTGCAGGGCATGGACCCACCGGGCCATACACGCCAGCGCACCCTGATGATGAAAACCTTCACCCCGCGCATGATCGAATCGTTCCGACCCACTGTGCAAAGGCTGGTGGATGAGCTGATCGATCAGAAGCTCGCGGAAGGCAAGATGGATGTTGTAGCCGACCTCGCTTATCCACTGCCCTCCAACGTGATTCTTGATTTGCTGGGCATTCCCCGTAGTGGGCGTCCGTATATTCGCGCCAGCGCCGAGGCGATCAACGAATTTGTCGCTACCATCCTCTTCACCGGGCCACAGGTCTGGCCGAGACTGGCGAAGGTCTTCGATGAACTTAAAATCTATCTAGGAAGCCTGATTGAGGAACGACGCAAGCATCCAACCGGTGATTTGCTGACGAAAATGGTGCAGGCCGAAGAACACGGCGATATGCTGAGCGAGGATGAGATCATCATTGCCACCAATTTCCTGCTCTTCGCGGGCCACGAAACCACCGCCAATCTGATCGCCACCGGGCTGTACTACCTGCTGGAAAATCCTGAGCAGATGGAGCAATTGCGAGCCGATCCCTCCAAAGTCCCGGCTGCCGTGGAAGAACTCCTGCGCTACGTCAGTCCGGTGCATACACTCGCCCGCCGCACAGTGGAAGAGGTCACTATCAGCGGCGTCACCATCCCGCCAAATAGCAGCATCTATCTGTGCGTTGGAGCGGCCAATCGCGACCCCGAAAAGTTCCAGGACCCTGAAAAGCTGGATATTAATCGCCCGGCGGTGCGCTCGCTGGGCTTCGGCTACGGCATTCACTTCTGCATCGGCGCGGCGCTGGCACGCATGGAGAGCCAGGTCGCGTTCGATACCATTCTCAGACGCTTACCGGGCCTCAAAATGACGGTCGATAAGCCCGAATTTCGCCCGAACTATTCGCTGCGCGGGCTGATATCCCTGCCGGTCGAATTTTCGGTCTGACCGGCGGATTGGCATTGAGTGCCGGTATTCCTTCATTTGGAATAACTTACAATTTGTAAGTGTTGCAAGCAGTAGGGCCGCAGTGCCCACTGAAATTCCAAAAGAAGGAGTATCACTTTTATGTCAACAAGAACCATGCACGCGATACAGGTCCATGATTACGGTGACGCGGACCAGCTCAAGCTGGAAGAGATTCCAGTACCTGAGCCAGGGGAGGGTGAAGTGCTTGTGCGCGTCTACGCGGCAGGCGTAAATCCCGCCGATTGGAAAGTTCGCAGCGGCTATTTCAAAGCCTTTTCGCCAACTACCTTCCCATATATTCCAGGGGCAGACCTGGCAGGAGTCGTAGAAAAAGTTGGTCCCGGCGTGAGTACATTCCAGCCCGGCCAGGAGGTTTTCGGTCGAAGCTCCAATGGATCATACGCGGAGTACGCCATTGCTCCTGCCAATAGGCTGGCGCTGAAGCCAAAAACGCTGAATTTTGACGAGGCGGCTACCGTTCCAGTTGGCGCGACGACTGCCTGGCAGGGCATCTTCGATCACGGTCATTTGCAGCCAGGGCAGCGTGTGTTGATCCTGGGAGGAGCTGGCGGTGTCGGCCTCTTCGCGGTGCAGTTCGCCCGCTGGAAAGGTGCGCACGTGATCGCTACAGCCTCCACCGGCAATGCAGACTTCGTGCGTTCCCTGGGAGCAGAAACGGTCGTCGATTATACAAAAACGCGGGTTGGAGATGCAGTCCATGATGTAGACCTCGTTTTTGATACAGTCGGCGGTGATGCGTTGGCCAGTACGTATCCGACGCTCAAACGAGGCGGCACGCTGGTCAGTATCGCCGGGCAACCCGATGAGGCCCGATTGCGCGAACTTGGTGTGCATGCCGCGAGATTTTCGGCGCAGGTCAACACTGAACTGCTAAATACGTTCGCTCAGCTTATCGATGAAGGCAAGATAAAGCCTGTTGTCGGGCCTGTGTTCTCGCTTGGCGAAGCCGGAAAAGCCCAGGAACTCAGCCAGCGCGGTCATGGTCGGGGAAGAATCATCCTGCACATGGCGGGATGATTGCCTGTAACCTCGTGTGATTGGCTTCGCGCATTTGCTGATTGCGCGAAGCCATGTTTTTGTATATTGGCTCTCTGCTTATTAAGAAACAGCATGCTATACTCCCAGTAGTTAATAATTGATGCTGAACGAATAAGCAACTTAGCCTGTCATGATCTTTTAGCAGGAAGAAAGAGAGCTAACATGCTTCACACCTATCTCACTACATCCTGGCACCTGCGCTATCCTATTATCGGCGCACCTATGGCGTATGTAGGACGAGGACGGCTGGCAAGGGCGGTCTCAGAAGCCGGAGGACTCGGCATGATCGGCATTGGCAGCACAGAGTCGGTCGAATTTCTGATGCAAGAGGCAGCCATCGCTCGCGGAACCGATGAGATGCGTTTTGGCATTGGCATGCATTGCTGGGCCATTGAAAAGCGCCCGGATCTGCTCGAGGCAGCGATAGAGGCCAGACCTTTTCTCATCTCCATTTCGTTCGGTTCCCCTGCTCCTTACGTGAAGCGGCTGCATCAGCAAGGAATCTTGCTTGCCACACAAATCAATACAAGAGCTGAAGCCATCCAGGCAGAACGGGATGGAGTCGATCTCATTGTCGCCCAGGGGATGGAGGCTGGAGGACATGTCACAGGGCAGGTGAGTACGATGCCCTTGCTGCAAATCGTACTTGATTCAGTTCGATTGCCTGTGCTCGTGGCGGGCGGCATCGCGTCTCCCAGGGGCGTGGCAGCGGCCCTTGCTGCAGGTGCTGAAGGAGTCTGGGTCGGTACCGCCTTGCTAGCCTCACCTGAATGCGAGAACACTGAACAGGCTCGGACACGTATCGAACAGGCTCTGGAAACAGATACTATTCTAACCCGTGCGTTCGATGTAGCGCAAGGACTATCCTGGCCCTCGCAGTATCCTGGCCGGGCCTTGCGCAATCGCTTTACTGATCAGTGGCACAATCAAATCGACGTGCTTCCACAAGCTAGCGAAGCACGCCAACAGCTCAAAGAGGCGATTGCAAGCAAAAACTATGATCTCGCCTACATCTACGCGGGCGAAGCTGTGGGACTGGTAACCCGGCAGCAATCAGCCAGAGACGTTATCCAATACCTGGGCAATGGCGCGGAGCGCTTGCTGCGGGAACGTTCTGATGAGCTACTGAGCTAAAATTTTTTAAAACGATTAAGAAGCGCTGCTTCTGGTATGCTCCTTAAAAAGCGCCTCCTATCAATATCATCAGAAGTGAAGATTCCCTATCCCAGAAAATCGTTGACCGCCTGCATGAATTCATCGAACTTGCTGCGATGAACATTGTGGGTCGCGCCCTGAATCTCGATAGCCTTGCTATGGGCGGGTAAATATTGCTTTGCCTGCTCCCAGGCGGCATCATCGAGCGTCGTACCAAGAGCGGCATCGGCGCGGATCAAAAGCGTTGGCGCTTTGATTTCGGCAAGCAGCGGCAGGATTTCGCCATGTTCGCCCGAATCGGCAAAGACGCCTATCACCGCCTCGCGGGTCACCTTCTGCAGCGCGTCGATCTTGCCTTCGATATCGGCCTCCGTCCAGCCAGGGCTGCTGGTCGTGATTTCGGGTCGCAGTTCAGCAGATGGACGGCCAATATCTTTTGTGTAGAAGGCAAGCCGCTCTCCGGCATTACCACTGCTAAAATGATGCGCAGGGTCCTCAAGGATTACCCGTGAGAGGTCAGGCACTGCCCTTTGAGACCATACGCCGCTCGCCAGCACCATGGCGGTCGCGCCACCCCAGGAATGTCCCATCACCACAGGACTTTTCAGATTCATGGCCTCGATAAACGCCAGCGCATCGTCCGCCGTATGACGCAGGCTGTATGCTCCCCGCGAAGGTTTGATGCTATCACCATGCCCGCGCATATCAATTGCGTAGACCCGGTAACGATCCGCCAGCGCCGGCCCAACACGCACCCAGCTGAGGACGGAACTCGTAATACCATGCAACAACAACATATCGGGCAGTTCGGTGCGTTCAGCTCCCCAGCTAAGATAATG
The window above is part of the Ktedonobacteraceae bacterium genome. Proteins encoded here:
- a CDS encoding dienelactone hydrolase family protein, which codes for MANETGTMLTYDGEAGPLQAYLVKPATEEPRPAVIVIHEIVGLTDHIKNVADRFAGEGYVAFAPNLFSRPGLGEVLTPANVGVTMQFMSTVSWERARDSAYVQQAMSQLPQEKRDIVQRVFPVMFGGIPKDKLTQDLVNAIAYLKEQPFVQKDRIGSIGFCFGGGMSINLACHAKLAASVLFYGENPNPIELVERISCPVLCNYGAEDMRINAHLDTLVKAMVTYKKDFEMRIYPHAGHAFFNDTTPMYNETAAKDAWQRVLSFYERTLRAS
- a CDS encoding cytochrome P450 yields the protein MTAETTLDLDNFFVNIQDPYPVYTYLRENDPVHWNQIFNCYMLTRYDDVHMVFSDHRRFSSDIWSDTVEFMTEMGVTESLEYLQRIVPFLAYNLQGMDPPGHTRQRTLMMKTFTPRMIESFRPTVQRLVDELIDQKLAEGKMDVVADLAYPLPSNVILDLLGIPRSGRPYIRASAEAINEFVATILFTGPQVWPRLAKVFDELKIYLGSLIEERRKHPTGDLLTKMVQAEEHGDMLSEDEIIIATNFLLFAGHETTANLIATGLYYLLENPEQMEQLRADPSKVPAAVEELLRYVSPVHTLARRTVEEVTISGVTIPPNSSIYLCVGAANRDPEKFQDPEKLDINRPAVRSLGFGYGIHFCIGAALARMESQVAFDTILRRLPGLKMTVDKPEFRPNYSLRGLISLPVEFSV
- a CDS encoding GrpB family protein, which produces MSEINSSTPGSSNQAKDERSQHLPVAGDVSMTEEQLQAIHVGGLTPLTVPIQVVDYDPQWPQLFAREARRIQAALGDQALMIEHVGSTSVPELAAKPIIDILLVVADSSDEASYVPALEAAGYVLRIREPGWYEHRVFKGPDTNVNLHVFSQGCPEIDRMLLFRDWLRGNPSDRHLYEQTKRTLARQNWKYTQNYADAKTTVVEEILTRARKRAAEEARKGSQN
- a CDS encoding NADP-dependent oxidoreductase encodes the protein MSTRTMHAIQVHDYGDADQLKLEEIPVPEPGEGEVLVRVYAAGVNPADWKVRSGYFKAFSPTTFPYIPGADLAGVVEKVGPGVSTFQPGQEVFGRSSNGSYAEYAIAPANRLALKPKTLNFDEAATVPVGATTAWQGIFDHGHLQPGQRVLILGGAGGVGLFAVQFARWKGAHVIATASTGNADFVRSLGAETVVDYTKTRVGDAVHDVDLVFDTVGGDALASTYPTLKRGGTLVSIAGQPDEARLRELGVHAARFSAQVNTELLNTFAQLIDEGKIKPVVGPVFSLGEAGKAQELSQRGHGRGRIILHMAG
- a CDS encoding nitronate monooxygenase, coding for MLHTYLTTSWHLRYPIIGAPMAYVGRGRLARAVSEAGGLGMIGIGSTESVEFLMQEAAIARGTDEMRFGIGMHCWAIEKRPDLLEAAIEARPFLISISFGSPAPYVKRLHQQGILLATQINTRAEAIQAERDGVDLIVAQGMEAGGHVTGQVSTMPLLQIVLDSVRLPVLVAGGIASPRGVAAALAAGAEGVWVGTALLASPECENTEQARTRIEQALETDTILTRAFDVAQGLSWPSQYPGRALRNRFTDQWHNQIDVLPQASEARQQLKEAIASKNYDLAYIYAGEAVGLVTRQQSARDVIQYLGNGAERLLRERSDELLS
- a CDS encoding alpha/beta hydrolase, with product MTGTGATQAQSNIIDLPAGRFHYLSWGAERTELPDMLLLHGITSSVLSWVRVGPALADRYRVYAIDMRGHGDSIKPSRGAYSLRHTADDALAFIEAMNLKSPVVMGHSWGGATAMVLASGVWSQRAVPDLSRVILEDPAHHFSSGNAGERLAFYTKDIGRPSAELRPEITTSSPGWTEADIEGKIDALQKVTREAVIGVFADSGEHGEILPLLAEIKAPTLLIRADAALGTTLDDAAWEQAKQYLPAHSKAIEIQGATHNVHRSKFDEFMQAVNDFLG